In the genome of Quercus robur chromosome 3, dhQueRobu3.1, whole genome shotgun sequence, one region contains:
- the LOC126717894 gene encoding uncharacterized protein LOC126717894 codes for MNREAGASAISFQCDSGTMNSSNTSEMIQLGNYFVMNTNANTTGVGGGNMLFSSGNSSNNHPLITHQPLASSLLLDSVPGLGLKHDTGLAVEWSLEEQYKLEQGLEKYADEPSIMRYIKIAATLREKTVRDVALRCRWMTRKRRKSEEHNVGKKLNNRKDKLVESSSKINIHSAPPLNIAAYSIMMHHMDQNERMPYEGISGPTKLLLEQNAQVFSQIAANLSAYKLEDNINLFCRTRTNISAILNDMRDMPGIMSHMPPLPVCINQDLANSILPNTI; via the exons ATGAATCGGGAAGCGGGGGCGTCGGCGATATCATTTCAGTGTGATTCAGGGACAATGAATAGCAGCAACACTTCTGAAATGATTCAGTTAGGGAATTACTTTGTGATGAACACTAACGCTAATACCACCGGTGTTGGAGGTGGAAACATGCTATTTTCTTCTGGGAATTCTTCTAACAATCATCCCCTCATCACTCACCAGCCATTAGCTTCGTCTCTTCTTCTCGATTCTGTGCCCGGCCTCGGCCTCAAACACGACACCGGATTGGCTGTCGAGTGGTCCCTTGAGGAACAGTACAAATTGGAGCAAGGCCTTGAAAA ATATGCTGATGAACCTAGTATAATGAGGTATATCAAAATTGCCGCCACATTGCGGGAAAAAACTGTTCGTGATGTTGCTTTGAGGTGTAGGTGGATGACG AGAAAGCGAAGAAAATCTGAAGAACATAATGTGGGAAAAAAGCTGAATAATCGAAAG GATAAGCTGGTGGAGTCATCCTCAAAGATCAATATACATTCAGCTCCGCCTCTGAACATTGCTGCATATTCCATTATGATGCACCATATGGATCAGAATGAGCGTATGCCTTATGAAG GAATAAGTGGCCCAACAAAGCTTCTCTTGGAACAGAATGCTCAAGTTTTTAGCCAAATTGCTGCTAATCTTTCTGCATACAAG TTGGAGGATAACATCAATCTCTTCTGTCGGACGAGAACCAACATTTCTGCTATCCTCAATGA CATGAGAGATATGCCTGGCATTATGAGTCATATGCCACCACTGCCTGTATGCATAAATCAGGATCTTGCAAATAGTATTTTGCCTAATACAATTTAG
- the LOC126719565 gene encoding exopolygalacturonase-like translates to MGKNLSIATISLLLVLASTKAQQVFDVKSYGAQPNADITQALTKAWKAACAVAGSKVVISAGVYKLGLVTLLGPCKGAIEFNLQGTLQAPSDVASFNGKDGWVAFERIDSLTVSGGGVFDGKGQQAWQKNECDKDKNCSVLPINIRFDYITNSKVQDITSKDSKYFHINLLECKKLQFQHVTITAPADSPNTDGIHVGRSSQITITNANIGTGDDCISFGDGTQDITVNQVTCGPGHGISVGSLGRYQDEEPVSGIRVTGATLSNTDNGVRIKTWPASSFGVACDIHFEDVVMNNVANPIIIDQNYCPNSQCTNQSPSKVKISNVSFKKIRGTSSTKEAVNLICSKSVPCQQVVLSDIDLVYKGGGGSATSTCTNVQPAISGKLNPPTCTNKH, encoded by the exons ATGGGAAAGAATTTAAGCATTGCAACAATTTCCTTGCTATTGGTGTTGGCATCCACCAAAGCCCAGCAGGTCTTTGATGTTAAATCATATGGAGCACAACCTAATGCTGATATAACTCAG GCTTTGACAAAAGCTTGGAAAGCTGCGTGCGCAGTAGCAGGaagtaaagttgtgatttcagCAGGGGTATACAAACTAGGTTTAGTGACTTTGTTGGGTCCATGCAAAGGTGCAATTGAGTTTAACCTTCAGGGAACCCTACAGGCCCCATCAGATGTTGCCTCCTTCAACGGTAAAGATGGTTGGGTTGCTTTTGAACGTATCGACAGTCTCACTGTGTCAGGTGGTGGAGTTTTTGATGGCAAAGGACAACAAGCATGGCAAAAAAATGAGTGTGACAAAGACAAAAACTGCAGCGTACTTCCTAT AAATATAAGGTTCGACTACATCACAAATTCAAAAGTCCAAGACATTACATCGAAGGACAGCAAATATTTCCACATCAACCTTTTGGAATGCAAGAAGTTGCAATTCCAACATGTTACCATAACTGCACCTGCAGATAGCCCCAACACCGATGGAATCCACGTGGGACGTTCATCTCAGATCACCATTACCAATGCCAATATTGGAACAGGTGATGATTGCATCTCCTTTGGTGATGGAACCCAAGATATTACTGTTAACCAAGTAACTTGTGGACCTGGCCATGGTATCAGCGTTGGAAGTCTTGGAAGATACCAGGACGAAGAACCTGTTTCAGGAATCAGAGTTACTGGTGCCACACTTAGCAATACAGATAATGGTGTTAGAATAAAAACATGGCCTGCTTCCTCTTTTGGAGTTGCTTGTGATATACATTTCGAGGATGTTGTCATGAACAATGTTGCCAATCCTATCATCATTGATCAAAACTACTGCCCAAACAGTCAATGCACAAACCAG tcTCCCTCTAAAGTTAAGATCAGCAATGTTAGCTTCAAGAAAATTAGAGGCACTTCTTCGACAAAGGAAGCTGTGAATCTTATTTGCAGTAAAAGTGTACCATGCCAACAAGTAGTGCTTTCTGACATTGATCTCGTGTACAAGGGAGGTGGAGGATCTGCTACTTCCACTTGTACTAACGTCCAGCCTGCAATTTCGGGCAAGCTGAACCCTCCTACTTGTACCAATAAACATTAA